The following nucleotide sequence is from uncultured Draconibacterium sp..
CAACTATCCAATCAATGTTTTTTATTTTCGACAATTGAAACGCCGGTTTTACTGTTGACGAAACCTGAGGTTTTAACACTTTAGAAACCTCGTTGGCTTGGTAAACCTGTAAATTGTTGGCTTTAATTTTTGTGTTTTCTGCCAACTTTAAGCCATATTCTGTAGTTGAACTATCGAGGTATTTTATGTTTGGATTTACCAGATCCGTCGCTTTTGTATCTTGCTTTATACGAAGTGGTTTATCAATAATTCTTATCGAGGGGAGTTTCATCCAGGCTCGCGGATGAACAACTAGTTTGTATTTGGTCCAGTCGAGCAGTTCCTCCATAATAACAGGAAACCCTTCGTGACCGGCTGGCAACTCATAAACCAGGCGGCTTTTGTTGGCGCGCATGTGTTTTGCCGGAAGTCTAACATCGGTGTCTTTGGGTTTCAGTTCATCGGTATCTTCAATTTCAGTGGCTTCAAAATACGCTTCCTCAAGGGTGTGCTGGCTTTGAAAGCTGATAACAACAACACCCGGTTTTTTATTATTGTCGAGTTCAAGAAAAGGCGAAAGGCCTTTGTTGGTATAGTTAAAATTGTGAAAGGTAAACTCCAGAAGAACCAAATCTTCAGGACGTAAAACCCTTATTTTTATGGCTTGTTTTGGTTTAAATTTTAGTTGAGAAATGTTCAGATTGATTGTGGGTTGTTCGTTTTTTACCTTTCGCTGAGGTGGATCTTGAAGAATTCGGGTAGTTTGGTTTATTAAGGTCTGTGTTTTTGTGTTTTTCTTTTGTGGCGGATCTTGTTTTTGTGTATTTAAAGTTCTGGTGCTTTGTATCCTCACTTTCGGAGGATCCTGTTCAATGTTATTTAGTGCAACCGCGTTAATAACCCGCGGTTTAAAGGCTTTTAGTCGTGGCTCAAAATACACTTCAGAAATGAGATCGGCATTGCCAAAAGCTTCAAAATCGGGTTCAGCATCATTTGCGTTTAAACTAAAAGATCCCAGGCGGGTTGCAATCCAGTTTCCGTGTTCAGCAATTGAAGCACTCAGGTAGGTTTTACAATCTTCTCCCAGGTATTCGGCAAAGTAAAAGAATTGCTTAAAAGTTATATGCGATTTTTCGGTAGAGCCAGGAAAGTAGCTCAGGTTGGCAGCTTCGGTAAGAAAAATTGTTTCATTGTTTTTTGCCAGCAAAAATTGTAGTGTTGGCAAATTATTTCCTGAATGAATAATCTGACCCGATGCAAGCGGAATATGATTGACAAAAGCGGGCCAGTCGTTAAAATTATTTAGCTCAACTAAAGTTGCATTATGAGTTTTCAATTTTAAAAAATCGGGGACGTAATCATTTGCCGGTTTCAATGTAAAATTATCGGTTCTAAATTGTTGCTTTTCTTTTTTTAAAAGTACATTCCCGTGCCCATAAAAGTTAAATTCCCAATCCGGAGAAAGTATCAAATCGAATTTTCCGTCGGCCTGTAAAAAACTATTTTTATTTATTGTGGCAATGCGTTTTCTAAACTGCCCATTGGCGTTTAAAGTTTCTGTTCTTTGCAGCCAGTCAATAAAATTAATTTTGGTACTAAGCTCAAGTTCCGGAATTGAAAGTTCCATTTTCCATGACTTATCTGCATTTATAATTGCATGTAATGAAAAATGAAAATCAGTACTTCTGTACTTTAGATTTTTAGCTTTTATAAGGTATGAGTTATTACGCTGCGAAAAATCAATTGAATAATCATGCTCAAATATTTTAGGAGATATTTCCCAAACCAGATGATTATTTAGCCAGGCTTTTAACTCATTATTGCCAAACGAGAACCGAACATCAGTTTGTTGCAGTGTTTTTACTGATTCAACTAACGGACTCCATGCAATAGCACCCAGTCCCATGGTTTTTACAAATTTTCGACGGGCAGGGTAGGTATTATGTTCGTCGGAATTGAAACGTCCTCTCTTACGAAATCCTGTTAGGTTAAAGTATTTGAAATTCATAAGCCATGTATGTTTAGTACAATATAAGCCTTTTCTCTTTTAAATAAAAGAAGCTTAATTGGTTCGAAATTAGATTGGAATAGTAGCCTCAATGAATAGGCTTATGTCGTAACAGAACCAGATAATTTGATAAAATCGTTTATTTTTCATTTTGTTCTTTTTACAAAATGAGATTACTTTACATTATATTTCAATTTAAATCATTTCCGATGAGAAATTTTCAACGCTACTTCGTATTTGCACTTTTAATTTTTGGTTTTACTGCAACAAGTTTTGCGCAACAAATTCAGCTATCACAAAATCGCCCTGGCGGAATTTATAAAACAGGGGAACAGGTAATTTTTACGGCCAACCTGGAAGGGGCTGAGACGGACTCGATTACGGTAAAAGTGAGAAAAAACTACAGTAACGAAATTATTGAGATTCATCGTAAAAATACCGGAGGAGAACTTATCGTGTTTAGCGAAATGTTTACGCAACCCTCAACAGTAATTGTAAAAGTTGAGGCGGGTGAAACCTATGCCGAGTTAGGCGCTATAGTTGAGCCGGGTATATTCGCTCCCGGAACTAAACGCGCGGAAGATTTTGATCGGTTTTGGGCCAACGAAACAGAAGAACTATACGCTTTGCCAATGCAGGTGAAAAAGGAGTCTGCAGCAACCGAAGAAGGATATGCATGTTGGGATGTTGAGTTAAATTGTACCGGCCCTAAACCGGCTCGCGGCTATTTTGCCAAACCTGAAAATGCAATGGAAAAATCGTTGCCCATTGTGTTGTATGTGCATGCCGCCGGAGTAAAAGGATCGTGGTGTTTGTCGCGCGCCGATGAGGCATTAAAATATGCAAAAATGGGAAAAGGAGCTTTGGCTTTTGATTTGAATGCGCATGGAATGCTTAACGGGCAACCTCAAGAATATTACGACAAACTTGAGGAGGGAGAACTAAAAGGTTATTGGACGCAAGGTGTTGAAAGTCGCGATGCATATTATTTTAAAGGCATGTACCTGCGGTTGATGCGTACGCTCGACTTTTTAACCAGTCAGCCCGAGTGGGATGGAAAGCGTATTTTGGTAATAGGCGAAAGCCAGGGGGGAGGACAAGCATTGGCAGCAGCTGGTCTCGATCACCGTGTTAGTGCTGTGGTGGCTACAGTGCCGGCAATGTCGGATATGATCAGCCATTTTGAAAATGCGATTGGCGGATGGCCAAATCCCGCTTCGTTTGATGCCGATCAACAAGCAGTTCTTGAAACGGTTCCTTATTTCGATACGGCACATTTGTTAAAAGGTAGTAAAGCAACCATTGTTGCTGAAATTGGTTTAATCGATATTACTTGTCCGTCGTATGCGATTTATGCGGCCATCAATCAGGCTGAAGGTCCAAAAATTGTTTATGCAGTTCCTTATCGCGGCCATCATCTCGACCAGCATCAATTTCAGAGCGAGTGGGAGAAAAATGTTTATCAACCCAAAATGCGTTTCATTAAAGATTATCTGAAGTAAAAAAACGCTACATTTTTGTAGGATTTCCCATCTTTTCTTACAAAAAGGAAATGTTGTGACGGTAGGTGTCTTTATCAACCTATTGGTTTTCAGTAAACTGGTTTTTCTGGTATTTCTTTTGCCCTGTTCGTGCCAAACAATTTAAACGTGCAGGATATGAGAGTACTACTACCCATTGCCGGAAAAGATACAGAAAGAGAGAAAATCGCACGAGGTTTTCATAATGCCAAATTGGTTTGTATTTACGACTCGGAGTCGAAAGTATTTGAGTGGAAACAAACTGCCGAAATCAGTCCCAATCCGGGCGATCTGACCCACGAACTAAAACGTTTGCAAATAAATACCATAATCAGTGGTTATATTCCACCAATGGTACTGCAAATATTCACCCGAAATGGTTTTTCTGTATTGAAAGCACGTGGTAGTAACGTACAGGAAAACATCAGCTTTTTTAACCAAAATCAATTGGAATCGTTTACTTCTAAGGCAGCACGCGAATTGTGGGGGTGCGAAAGTGGCTGTCATTCGTGTAGTTCAACATCATGTAAAAACTAGTGGATTATGGCAATCGACAAAGCAATAAAATTTGTAAAACGGGCAACTTCTGAAAGTGATTTTCGGAAAGCCTGCTACAAAGCGCCCTCAAAAGAAAGCCTGATGCAGGAAATTGGTTTTACCGATGTAGAGTTTGATGATGCTGTGAATATGCAGCTGGTAAAATGCCAGACATATGAGCAGGCTGAAGTGTATCAGCAGATACGCATGTGGTTTTTATCTTTATAATATTAAATGATACCGAAGTAAACACACTGGCTTCGGATAAAAATTGACACTATGAATTACCGAGACCTGGAAGCCGTTAGGCAAATTGTAAACGACGCAACCGGATTAGATATTAGTTATGCTTACGAAGACCTCGTTTTTCCTGAGCACGGGGCATTTATTATACAGTTTAACGAGGAAAGTAACGAAAAGCTGCATTGTTACTTTCACGAGGATTGTATTGCCAAGGATGCTGCAAATATTTTTGCCAACCTAAAAAATGAGAGCGAAAAGCGAAAATGTGAACTTCAGCGCGAGGGAGCATACAATTTCGAGCAGGTTGGAGAAAACATACAAATTCGCTTTTTGTAGAGTGCAAGTCAATATTTTATCATTTTCGGTATTCGAAGTTTCGATTATCAGATCGTAAATTTTCTTTCAATTTCGAGAATAATTGTGCGTTTGGATGTTTCAATTGTTATTATTTAGCTCTGTTTGTTAACAGATTGATTAAAATAAGGCTGTTATTTAAATTTTCTTAATTGTGATCTCTGTTAGGGTGTATTAAAAAAATATACCCTTTTTTTGATGGTTATACTATCAATTTTTAGGGGGTAGGTGCAAAAAGTTATAAAACAATCTAAAGTTGTCCTGTTTGTAGAGGGGTATTTAAATGAAAATTAATTATTAAAATGTTTTATTAATTGGTATTTGTGTCCTAAAAAGATAGATAAATGTTAATTTGAGTAGAAATTTGTCAAAAATAATTTTGTGGTATTGACAAAGTGATTATTTTTGACCCAAAATATTTGACAGCTAAGAAAATTTACGAATATGTGTGGAATTGTTGGAGCATTCGATTTAAAAGTTAAAGCAGAGGACCTCCGCCCTCAGGTGCTGATGATGAGTAAAAAAGTTCGTCACCGCGGACCGGATTGGTCGGGCATTTATTGCGGAGAAAAAGCAGTGATTGCGCATGAACGTCTATCAATTGTCGATCCCGAATCGGGAGGACAGCCATTGTACAGTAAAAACGGGAAACTGATTTTAGGGGTAAATGGTGAAATTTACAATCATCGCGAAATAAGAAAGCGTTACGAAGGAGAATACGATTTCTTAACCAAATCGGATTGCGAGGTAATTTTGGCCTTGTATAACGACAAAAAGGAAAAGTTCCTGGATGAGATGAATGGTATTTTTGCCTTCGCTTTATACGACGAAGAAAATGATGCCTATCTGATCGGTCGCGACCACATTGGTATTATTCCATTGTACCAGGGATGGGACAAATGGGGAAACTACTATGTAGCGTCTGAATTAAAATCGTTGGAAGGTTTTTGTACAAAAATTGAAGAATTTCCTCCGGGACATTATTTATACAGCAAAGATGGCGAAATTAAGAAATGGTATGTTCGCGACTGGCAGGAATTTGATGCCGTAAAAGATAATCCGGCAAACGTTGAAGAATTGTCGCAAGCGTTAGAAGATGCGGTACAGCGCCAGTTGATGTCGGATGTTCCATACGGAGTTTTGTTATCGGGAGGTTTAGATTCGTCGATTACTTCGGCTCTGGCAAAAAAATTCTCATCAAAACGAATTGAAGATGGCGGCGAAAAAGATGCCTGGTGGCCACAGTTGCACTCGTTTGTAATTGGTTTGGAAGGTTCGCCTGATTTGGCTGCAGCACGTAAAGTAGCCGATCATATCGGAACTGTTCACCACGAAATTAATTATACCATTCAGGAAGGATTGGATGCCATTCGCGACGTAATTTACCACATTGAAACATACGATGTAACTACGGTTCGTGCATCAACTCCTATGTACATGTTATCGCGTGTAATAAAGTCGATGGGAATTAAAATGGTACTTACCGGCGAAGGTGCCGATGAGATTTTTGGTGGTTACCTGTATTTCCACAAAGCACCAAATGCTGAAGCATTTCACGAAGAATGTGTGCGTAAAGTGAGCCGTTTGAACATGTACGACTGCTTGCGTGCCAATAAATCGTTGGCTGCATGGGGTGTTGAAGGTCGTGTGCCATTCCTCGACAAAGAATTTGTTGATGTGGCCATGCGTTTTAATCCGGAAGCCAAAATGGCGAAAGACGGGAAAATGGAAAAACACTGTTTGCGCGAAGGTTTTGCAAAATACCTGCCCGAAGAAGTGGCCTGGCGCCAAAAAGAGCAATTCTCTGACGGTGTTGGCTATGGTTGGATTGATACACTGAAACAAATTGCAGAAGATAAGGTGACAGATGAAATGATGGAAAATGCAAAATATCGTTTCCCGGTAAATCCACCTATGAACAAAGAAGAATATGTGTACCGCGAAATTTACAGCGAACACTTCCCGTCAGATGCGGCTGCTGCTTGTGTGCCATCTGAAGCTTCAATTGCATGTAGTACGGCTGCTGCACTCGAGTGGGACGCTTCGTTCCAGGGAAATGCCGATCCATCGGGGCGTGCAGTTAACGCCGTTCACGCGCAGGGAGCAACATTTAAGGATATTAAAAAGAAATAGATTTAATTTATTATCAATCAATTCAAAGAGCCATTCGTTTTATACGGATGGCTCTTTTTGTAGTTGGTTATTTTTTCTCATCTGAGAAGATGGATATTTTACGCGCAAAATATGAATCTGAATCGTCAGGATTGTTGTTTTGCGGGTAAAACATGAAAAAAAATTTTCAAAATGGATGTTTTACAAATAAAACAAGCATCTGAATTTTCAAAATGGGCATTTTGCGCGTAAAATATGAATCTGAATCGTCAGGATTGTTGTTTTGCGGATAAAACATGAAAAAAAGATTTCAAAATGGATGTTTTACAAATAAAACAAGCATCTGAATTTTCAAAATGGGCATTTTGCGCGTAAAATATGAATCTGAATCGTCAGGATTGTTGTTTTGTGGGTAAAACATGAAAAAAAGATTTCAAAATGGATGTTATGCAAATAAAACAGGCATCTAAACTATCAATATGGACATTTTGCGCGCAGAATATAATTTAATCACACAAAACTATAAAATTACGGATAAGCTGATGGTTATAAAACTCCGGGTGAAACTGGCTGGTGTATAAAGGTTTGCTTTTGTGTTTCATCAGCTGGTTTTTGCAGGTTGCCGATGTTGCCAGCAATTTAAAATCGTTGGGTAAAGTTATAGAGTCGTTGTGCATTTGCCTTACAGTAAATTTTTGTGGCAGATCATTAAATAGCGGATCAGTTTTAACAAGCTCCACTTCAAAATCGCCCGACTCAGGTTCTTCGCTTCGCAAAATTTTAGAACCATATAAATAGCCTGTTA
It contains:
- a CDS encoding acetylxylan esterase, which gives rise to MRNFQRYFVFALLIFGFTATSFAQQIQLSQNRPGGIYKTGEQVIFTANLEGAETDSITVKVRKNYSNEIIEIHRKNTGGELIVFSEMFTQPSTVIVKVEAGETYAELGAIVEPGIFAPGTKRAEDFDRFWANETEELYALPMQVKKESAATEEGYACWDVELNCTGPKPARGYFAKPENAMEKSLPIVLYVHAAGVKGSWCLSRADEALKYAKMGKGALAFDLNAHGMLNGQPQEYYDKLEEGELKGYWTQGVESRDAYYFKGMYLRLMRTLDFLTSQPEWDGKRILVIGESQGGGQALAAAGLDHRVSAVVATVPAMSDMISHFENAIGGWPNPASFDADQQAVLETVPYFDTAHLLKGSKATIVAEIGLIDITCPSYAIYAAINQAEGPKIVYAVPYRGHHLDQHQFQSEWEKNVYQPKMRFIKDYLK
- the asnB gene encoding asparagine synthase B; its protein translation is MCGIVGAFDLKVKAEDLRPQVLMMSKKVRHRGPDWSGIYCGEKAVIAHERLSIVDPESGGQPLYSKNGKLILGVNGEIYNHREIRKRYEGEYDFLTKSDCEVILALYNDKKEKFLDEMNGIFAFALYDEENDAYLIGRDHIGIIPLYQGWDKWGNYYVASELKSLEGFCTKIEEFPPGHYLYSKDGEIKKWYVRDWQEFDAVKDNPANVEELSQALEDAVQRQLMSDVPYGVLLSGGLDSSITSALAKKFSSKRIEDGGEKDAWWPQLHSFVIGLEGSPDLAAARKVADHIGTVHHEINYTIQEGLDAIRDVIYHIETYDVTTVRASTPMYMLSRVIKSMGIKMVLTGEGADEIFGGYLYFHKAPNAEAFHEECVRKVSRLNMYDCLRANKSLAAWGVEGRVPFLDKEFVDVAMRFNPEAKMAKDGKMEKHCLREGFAKYLPEEVAWRQKEQFSDGVGYGWIDTLKQIAEDKVTDEMMENAKYRFPVNPPMNKEEYVYREIYSEHFPSDAAAACVPSEASIACSTAAALEWDASFQGNADPSGRAVNAVHAQGATFKDIKKK